One window of Medicago truncatula cultivar Jemalong A17 chromosome 2, MtrunA17r5.0-ANR, whole genome shotgun sequence genomic DNA carries:
- the LOC25487871 gene encoding dof zinc finger protein DOF2.4 isoform X1: protein MVFSSIPSYLDPLNWQQQPNQHQLLPPLSSSQVHGAGSIIRPGSIPDQAQAQAAHEVHTGQVQTHQAKLPPPSETNLKCPRCESTNTKFCYYNNYNLSQPRHFCKTCRRYWTRGGALRNVPVGGGCRRSKKTKKSNTSSTPSKSPISNSNDKDYSTSASAIHSTSTPLGEFLHPTNRPNYMTSLQNLNRFGVGNMFQIGDYSSTTGGGEGGVVDQWRFQQFPFMNNGFDSSTSNVSFPFQSEIVEPTTTSRVTTLMPASVKSEHNGGFNLLRSPMNMSENNNHYNNSWNDFHGLASSSASRLL from the exons ATGGTTTTCTCTTCTATTCCATCTTATTTAGATCCTCTCAATTGGCAGCAa CAACCTAATCAACATCAGTTACTTCCACCACTATCCTCATCACAGGTACATGGTGCAGGCTCAATTATCAGGCCTGGTTCGATACCGGATCAAGCTCAAGCTCAGGCAGCTCATGAAGTTCATACAGGTCAGGTTCAAACTCACCAAGCTAAGTTACCACCACCTTCAGAGACAAATTTGAAGTGTCCTCGTTGCGAATCAACcaatacaaaattttgttactaCAACAACTATAACTTGTCTCAACCAAGACACTTTTGCAAGACATGTAGGCGTTATTGGACAAGAGGGGGTGCATTAAGAAATGTTCCTGTTGGTGGAGGGTGTCGTAGAAGCAAAAAGACCAAAAAGAGTAACACCTCTTCTACTCCCTCCAAATCTCCAATATCAAATAGTAATGACAAAGATTATTCAACAAGTGCAAGTGCAATCCATTCAACTTCAACTCCTCTTGGTGAATTCTTACACCCAACTAATAGACCTAATTACATGACATCTCTTCAGAATCTGAACCGGTTCGGTGTTGGAAATATGTTTCAAATTGGTGATTATAGTTCAACTACTGGTGGAGGAGAAGGAGGAGTTGTCGATCAGTGGAGATTTCAGCAGTTTCCTTTCATGAATAATGGCTTTGATTCAAGTACTTCAAATGTTTCTTTCCCATTTCAAAGTGAAATTGTTGAACCAACAACTACTTCTAGGGTTACTACTTTGATGCCTGCATCGGTTAAATCGGAACACAACGGAGGTTTTAATCTTCTTAGATCTCCAATGAATATGTCAGAGAATAACAACCATTACAATAATTCATGGAATGATTTTCATGGTCTTGCATCTTCTTCGGCTAGTCGTCTGTTATAA
- the LOC25487871 gene encoding dof zinc finger protein DOF2.4 isoform X2 — protein MVFSSIPSYLDPLNWQQVHGAGSIIRPGSIPDQAQAQAAHEVHTGQVQTHQAKLPPPSETNLKCPRCESTNTKFCYYNNYNLSQPRHFCKTCRRYWTRGGALRNVPVGGGCRRSKKTKKSNTSSTPSKSPISNSNDKDYSTSASAIHSTSTPLGEFLHPTNRPNYMTSLQNLNRFGVGNMFQIGDYSSTTGGGEGGVVDQWRFQQFPFMNNGFDSSTSNVSFPFQSEIVEPTTTSRVTTLMPASVKSEHNGGFNLLRSPMNMSENNNHYNNSWNDFHGLASSSASRLL, from the exons ATGGTTTTCTCTTCTATTCCATCTTATTTAGATCCTCTCAATTGGCAGCAa GTACATGGTGCAGGCTCAATTATCAGGCCTGGTTCGATACCGGATCAAGCTCAAGCTCAGGCAGCTCATGAAGTTCATACAGGTCAGGTTCAAACTCACCAAGCTAAGTTACCACCACCTTCAGAGACAAATTTGAAGTGTCCTCGTTGCGAATCAACcaatacaaaattttgttactaCAACAACTATAACTTGTCTCAACCAAGACACTTTTGCAAGACATGTAGGCGTTATTGGACAAGAGGGGGTGCATTAAGAAATGTTCCTGTTGGTGGAGGGTGTCGTAGAAGCAAAAAGACCAAAAAGAGTAACACCTCTTCTACTCCCTCCAAATCTCCAATATCAAATAGTAATGACAAAGATTATTCAACAAGTGCAAGTGCAATCCATTCAACTTCAACTCCTCTTGGTGAATTCTTACACCCAACTAATAGACCTAATTACATGACATCTCTTCAGAATCTGAACCGGTTCGGTGTTGGAAATATGTTTCAAATTGGTGATTATAGTTCAACTACTGGTGGAGGAGAAGGAGGAGTTGTCGATCAGTGGAGATTTCAGCAGTTTCCTTTCATGAATAATGGCTTTGATTCAAGTACTTCAAATGTTTCTTTCCCATTTCAAAGTGAAATTGTTGAACCAACAACTACTTCTAGGGTTACTACTTTGATGCCTGCATCGGTTAAATCGGAACACAACGGAGGTTTTAATCTTCTTAGATCTCCAATGAATATGTCAGAGAATAACAACCATTACAATAATTCATGGAATGATTTTCATGGTCTTGCATCTTCTTCGGCTAGTCGTCTGTTATAA
- the LOC25487872 gene encoding putative E3 ubiquitin-protein ligase XBAT31 isoform X1: MGQGLSCRGNNDHGLFTAVQQGNLQIVTTLLQQDPSLFHQKTLFDRFSPLHIAAANGQIEILSRLLHGSVNPDVLNRQKQTPLMLAAMHGRIACVEKLLEAGANVLMFDTVNGRTCLHYAAYYGHFSCLKAILSSAQSSHVAASWGFVRFVNVRDGKGATPLHLASRQRRPECVHILLDSGALVCASTGRYGYPGSTPLHLAARGGSLDCIRELLAWGADRIQRDSSGRIPYMVAMKHRHGSCASLLNPTSAEPLVWPSPLKFINELNPEAKALLEQALMDANREREKDILKGKFYPLPSPSQSDCVDDNISEVSESELCCICFEQVCTIEVQNCGHQMCAQCTLALCCYNKPNPTTTSITPPVCPFCRSNIVRLMVVMKIENHDETDQDNVDINCSKINKSRKLRNLNDSGSSSFKGLSSVSFGKLGGRSSGRVAAEWIDKE; this comes from the exons ATGGGTCAAGGCCTTAGTTGCAGAGGTAACAATGATCATGGTCTCTTCACTGCTGTCCAACAAGGTAACCTTCAAATTGTCACAACTTTGTTACAACAAGACCCTTCTCTTTTCCATCAAAAAACTCTCTTTGATCGTTTTTCACCTCTTCATATTGCTGCTGCTAATGGCCAGATCGAG aTTCTGTCTAGGCTTTTACATGGATCTGTTAATCCAGATGTTTTAAATCGACAAAAACAG ACTCCTCTTATGTTGGCTGCAATGCATGGAAGGATTGCATGTGTGGAGAAGCTACTTGAAGCTGGTGCTAAT GTTTTGATGTTTGATACGGTTAATGGAAGAACCTGTTTACACTATGCTGCTTATTATGGCCATTTTTCTTGCCTTAAAGCTATTCTTTCTTCTGCTCAATCTAGTCATGTGGCTGCTTCTTG GGGATTTGTTCGGTTTGTGAATGTTAGAGATGGAAAGGGTGCGACGCCGTTGCATTTGGCATCTCGACAAAGACGGCCTGAATGTGTGCATATTCTATTAGATAGCGGAGCTCTTGTTTGTGCTTCGACCGGTAGATACGG CTATCCTGGAAGTACTCCACTTCATCTAGCTGCTAGAGGGGGGTCTCTTGATTGCATTCGTGAATTGTTGGCATGGGGCGCAGATCGTATTCAGCGTGATTCATCTGG GCGTATACCATACATGGTTGCTATGAAACACAGACACGGATCATGCGCGTCGTTGCTAAATCCTACATCTGCTGAACCTCTTGTTTGGCCATCTCCACTGAAATTCATCAACGAACTTAATCCGGAAGCCAAAGCCTTGTTAGAACAAGCTTTGATGGACGCAAACAGAGAAAGGGAGAAAGACATATTGAAGGGGAAATTTTACCCTCTTCCGTCTCCATCCCAATCAGATTGTGTAGATGACAATATCTCCGAG GTTAGTGAGTCAGAATTATGTTGCATCTGCTTTGAGCAGGTATGCACAATTGAAGTTCAGAATTGTGGTCACCAAATGTGTGCACAATGCACATTAGCCCTTTGTTGCTACAACAAACCGAACCCGACAACTACTTCTATAACTCCACCAGTTTGTCCATTTTGTCGAAGCAACATAGTTAGACTTATGGTTgtcatgaaaattgaaaatcacGACGAAACTGATCAAGACAATGTTGATATCAATTGTTCAAAGATAAACAAATCGAGAAAACTCCGAAATTTGAACGACAGCGGTAGTAGCAGCTTCAAAGGATTATCTAGTGTGTCGTTCGGAAAGTTGGGCGGCCGAAGTTCAGGAAGAGTTGCTGCTGAATGGATTGATAAAGAATGA
- the LOC25487872 gene encoding putative E3 ubiquitin-protein ligase XBAT31 isoform X2 translates to MIMVSSLLSNKIEILSRLLHGSVNPDVLNRQKQTPLMLAAMHGRIACVEKLLEAGANVLMFDTVNGRTCLHYAAYYGHFSCLKAILSSAQSSHVAASWGFVRFVNVRDGKGATPLHLASRQRRPECVHILLDSGALVCASTGRYGYPGSTPLHLAARGGSLDCIRELLAWGADRIQRDSSGRIPYMVAMKHRHGSCASLLNPTSAEPLVWPSPLKFINELNPEAKALLEQALMDANREREKDILKGKFYPLPSPSQSDCVDDNISEVSESELCCICFEQVCTIEVQNCGHQMCAQCTLALCCYNKPNPTTTSITPPVCPFCRSNIVRLMVVMKIENHDETDQDNVDINCSKINKSRKLRNLNDSGSSSFKGLSSVSFGKLGGRSSGRVAAEWIDKE, encoded by the exons ATGATCATGGTCTCTTCACTGCTGTCCAACAAG ATCGAG aTTCTGTCTAGGCTTTTACATGGATCTGTTAATCCAGATGTTTTAAATCGACAAAAACAG ACTCCTCTTATGTTGGCTGCAATGCATGGAAGGATTGCATGTGTGGAGAAGCTACTTGAAGCTGGTGCTAAT GTTTTGATGTTTGATACGGTTAATGGAAGAACCTGTTTACACTATGCTGCTTATTATGGCCATTTTTCTTGCCTTAAAGCTATTCTTTCTTCTGCTCAATCTAGTCATGTGGCTGCTTCTTG GGGATTTGTTCGGTTTGTGAATGTTAGAGATGGAAAGGGTGCGACGCCGTTGCATTTGGCATCTCGACAAAGACGGCCTGAATGTGTGCATATTCTATTAGATAGCGGAGCTCTTGTTTGTGCTTCGACCGGTAGATACGG CTATCCTGGAAGTACTCCACTTCATCTAGCTGCTAGAGGGGGGTCTCTTGATTGCATTCGTGAATTGTTGGCATGGGGCGCAGATCGTATTCAGCGTGATTCATCTGG GCGTATACCATACATGGTTGCTATGAAACACAGACACGGATCATGCGCGTCGTTGCTAAATCCTACATCTGCTGAACCTCTTGTTTGGCCATCTCCACTGAAATTCATCAACGAACTTAATCCGGAAGCCAAAGCCTTGTTAGAACAAGCTTTGATGGACGCAAACAGAGAAAGGGAGAAAGACATATTGAAGGGGAAATTTTACCCTCTTCCGTCTCCATCCCAATCAGATTGTGTAGATGACAATATCTCCGAG GTTAGTGAGTCAGAATTATGTTGCATCTGCTTTGAGCAGGTATGCACAATTGAAGTTCAGAATTGTGGTCACCAAATGTGTGCACAATGCACATTAGCCCTTTGTTGCTACAACAAACCGAACCCGACAACTACTTCTATAACTCCACCAGTTTGTCCATTTTGTCGAAGCAACATAGTTAGACTTATGGTTgtcatgaaaattgaaaatcacGACGAAACTGATCAAGACAATGTTGATATCAATTGTTCAAAGATAAACAAATCGAGAAAACTCCGAAATTTGAACGACAGCGGTAGTAGCAGCTTCAAAGGATTATCTAGTGTGTCGTTCGGAAAGTTGGGCGGCCGAAGTTCAGGAAGAGTTGCTGCTGAATGGATTGATAAAGAATGA
- the LOC25487874 gene encoding uncharacterized protein: MAQQNEGWPLGLQPLHARMEIVSNGNNSGSMSFNTLLSGSSSSTNSSSDLDTQSAGSFFLDKSTTLGSLMGVNSIVELSRRSIRGTKTEMFKSKKDHNKFKFSSCLLCLCSSRTREAEVAHNQKSNPPSLGQFLAVERRVANGNRKSHRNNHIFGPHDALNEINNAESNSLFVNGTIAPPLSQRGETERENMELEQQKNEFGSFGELFSCMFRQNIYHV, from the exons ATGGCTCAACAG AATGAGGGGTGGCCACTGGGTTTACAGCCACTGCATGCAAGGATGGAGATTGTTAGTAATGGGAACAACTCTGGATCAATGTCATTTAACACCTTGCTTAgtggttcttcttcttctacaaaTTCTTCATCTGATTTAGACACACAG TCCGCGGGGTCATTTTTCCTAGACAAAAGTACCACACTTGGGAGCCTAATGGGAGTCAATAGCATTGTAGAGCTATCTAGAAGATCAATAAGAGGAACCAAAACAGAAATGTTCAAAAGCAAGAAAGATCATAACAAGTTCAAATTCAGCTCATGCTTACTCTGTCTATGCTCAAGCAGAACTAGAGAAGCTGAAGTTGCTCATAATCAGAAAAGTAATCCTCCATCTCTTGGTCAATTTCTTGCCGTTGAAAGAAGAGTTGCTAATGGAAATAGAAAAAGCCACAGAAACAATCATATTTTTGGTCCTCATGATGCGTTGAATGAAATCAATAATGCAGAGTCAAATTCACTATTTGTGAATGGCACAATTGCTCCTCCACTGTCGCAGAGGGGTGAAACAGAAAGAGAAAACATGGAATTGGAGCAACAGAAAAATGAGTTTGGTTCATTTGGAGAGTTGTTTTCATGCATGTTTAGGCAAAATATATATCATGTATGA